From Micromonospora rhizosphaerae, the proteins below share one genomic window:
- the aroQ gene encoding type II 3-dehydroquinate dehydratase, whose product MRVYVLNGPNLGRLGTRQVDVYGVTSYADLVTMCVDTGRELGLDVVVRQTDAEHELLGWLHEAADEGAAVVLNPAAWSHYSIAVRDACAMLRGPLVEVHISNIHAREEFRHHSVVSAVATGVICGLGVDGYRLALLHLAGRLATSD is encoded by the coding sequence GTGAGGGTTTACGTGCTCAACGGGCCGAACCTGGGCCGGCTCGGCACCCGGCAGGTCGACGTGTACGGGGTGACCAGCTACGCCGACCTGGTCACCATGTGCGTGGACACCGGCCGGGAGCTCGGCCTGGACGTCGTCGTCCGGCAGACCGACGCCGAGCACGAGCTGCTCGGCTGGCTGCACGAGGCGGCCGACGAGGGGGCGGCGGTGGTGCTCAACCCGGCGGCCTGGTCGCACTACTCGATCGCGGTGCGGGACGCCTGCGCGATGCTCCGGGGACCGCTGGTCGAGGTGCACATCTCCAACATCCACGCCCGGGAGGAGTTCCGGCACCACTCGGTGGTCTCCGCGGTGGCGACCGGGGTGATCTGCGGGCTGGGCGTGGACGGCTACCGGCTGGCCCTGCTGCACCTCGCCGGCCGCTTGGCGACGAGCGACTGA
- the mltG gene encoding endolytic transglycosylase MltG, whose translation MIDDLDLVFDEAERGEKGRHRRGAVRKRKGKSGGRGKTIFALLMALVLLGGIGGGAFIGFDRIRNHFVTPDYDGPGTGEALVEVKAGDTLTDIGDSLYDAGVVKSTKAFIEAAEANSRSKNIQVGRYKVRKQMKAADAVTLLLDPKSRVVNGVTIPEGTITLAIYDLLSKQTKIPVAEFKAAAKDPVKLGVPAFWFNRQDGKKGPKSLEGFLFPATYEIPPKATAEQILEMMVEKFLTVTEEMKFVETVQAKRGISPYEALITASIAQAESVNHVDMPKVARVIYNRVYTDKYHCKCLEIDSAINYWLRLQGKDPKDSDVLKQSELNDPKNPYRTHGADGLTITPISNPGEEALKGAMNPPAGDWIYFMTVDKKGTMGYGSNDADFRNLQKQMCNNGVLTGTNCG comes from the coding sequence ATGATCGACGATCTGGACCTGGTGTTCGACGAGGCGGAGAGGGGGGAGAAGGGGCGGCACCGGCGCGGCGCCGTGCGCAAGCGCAAGGGTAAGTCCGGCGGTCGCGGCAAGACGATCTTCGCCCTGCTGATGGCGCTGGTCCTGCTGGGCGGGATCGGCGGCGGTGCCTTCATCGGCTTCGACCGGATCCGGAACCACTTCGTCACCCCGGACTACGACGGCCCGGGCACCGGCGAGGCGCTGGTCGAGGTCAAGGCCGGCGACACCCTCACCGACATCGGCGACAGCCTCTACGACGCCGGCGTGGTGAAGAGCACCAAGGCGTTCATCGAGGCCGCGGAGGCCAACTCGCGCAGCAAGAACATCCAGGTCGGCCGGTACAAGGTCAGGAAGCAGATGAAGGCCGCCGACGCGGTGACCCTGCTGCTCGACCCGAAGAGCCGGGTGGTGAACGGGGTGACCATCCCCGAGGGCACGATCACCCTGGCGATCTACGACCTCCTCTCCAAGCAGACCAAGATTCCGGTCGCCGAGTTCAAGGCCGCCGCCAAGGACCCGGTCAAGCTGGGCGTGCCGGCTTTCTGGTTCAACCGGCAGGACGGCAAGAAGGGCCCGAAGAGCCTGGAGGGCTTCCTGTTCCCGGCGACCTACGAGATCCCGCCGAAGGCCACCGCCGAGCAGATCCTGGAGATGATGGTGGAGAAGTTTCTCACCGTCACCGAGGAGATGAAGTTCGTCGAGACGGTGCAGGCCAAGCGGGGCATCTCCCCGTACGAGGCGCTGATCACCGCGTCCATCGCGCAGGCCGAGTCGGTCAACCACGTGGACATGCCGAAGGTGGCCCGGGTCATCTACAACCGGGTCTACACCGACAAGTACCACTGCAAGTGCCTGGAGATCGACAGCGCGATCAACTACTGGCTGCGGCTGCAGGGCAAGGACCCGAAGGACTCGGACGTCCTCAAGCAGTCGGAGCTGAACGATCCGAAGAACCCGTACCGGACGCACGGCGCCGACGGCCTCACCATCACCCCGATCAGCAACCCCGGCGAGGAGGCACTCAAGGGGGCGATGAACCCGCCCGCGGGTGACTGGATCTACTTCATGACCGTCGACAAGAAGGGCACGATGGGCTACGGCTCCAACGACGCGGACTTCCGGAATCTGCAGAAGCAGATGTGCAACAACGGCGTGCTGACCGGGACGAACTGCGGGTGA
- a CDS encoding aspartate carbamoyltransferase catalytic subunit, whose protein sequence is MIRHLLSGADLDAATATQILDTAAEMATVAGREVKKLPALRGRTVVNLFYEDSTRTRISFEAAAKRLSADVINFSAKGSSVAKGESLKDTALTLQAMGADAVVVRHPASGAPHRLANWVDGSVVNAGDGTHEHPTQALLDAYTMRSRLGRVAGLHVAIVGDVLHSRVARSNVLLLSTLGAKVTLVGPPTLIPVDWAARAGAAAPSLSLGGPGEGGAAAAFAPGTDVSYDLDAVLPNVDVVMMLRVQRERMNDSYFPSAREYARRYGLDGPRLRRLPEHAIVMHPGPMNRGMEITPEAADSPRSTIVEQVANGVSVRMAVLYLLLGGINR, encoded by the coding sequence ATGATCCGCCACCTGCTCTCCGGCGCCGACCTGGACGCGGCCACCGCCACCCAGATCCTGGACACCGCCGCCGAGATGGCCACCGTCGCCGGCCGCGAGGTCAAGAAGCTCCCCGCACTGCGCGGCCGGACCGTGGTGAACCTCTTCTACGAGGACTCCACCCGGACCCGGATCTCCTTCGAGGCGGCCGCCAAGCGGCTCAGCGCCGATGTGATCAACTTCTCCGCCAAGGGCTCCAGCGTGGCCAAGGGCGAGAGCCTGAAGGACACCGCGCTGACCCTGCAGGCGATGGGGGCCGACGCGGTGGTCGTCCGGCACCCCGCCTCCGGCGCGCCGCACCGGCTGGCGAACTGGGTGGACGGGTCGGTGGTCAACGCCGGCGACGGCACCCACGAGCACCCCACCCAGGCGCTGCTCGACGCGTACACGATGCGCTCCCGGCTGGGGCGGGTCGCCGGCCTGCACGTGGCGATCGTCGGGGACGTGCTGCACTCCCGGGTGGCCCGCTCCAACGTGCTGCTGCTCTCCACCCTCGGCGCCAAGGTGACCCTGGTCGGCCCGCCCACCCTCATCCCGGTGGACTGGGCCGCCAGGGCGGGCGCCGCGGCGCCGAGCCTCTCGCTCGGCGGCCCCGGCGAGGGCGGCGCAGCCGCGGCGTTCGCGCCGGGCACCGACGTCTCCTACGACCTCGACGCCGTTCTACCGAACGTGGACGTGGTGATGATGCTGCGGGTGCAGCGGGAGCGGATGAACGACTCCTACTTCCCCTCGGCCCGCGAGTACGCCCGCCGCTACGGCCTGGACGGCCCCCGCCTGCGCCGGCTCCCGGAGCACGCGATCGTGATGCACCCCGGCCCGATGAACCGCGGCATGGAGATCACGCCCGAGGCCGCCGACTCACCCCGCTCCACCATCGTCGAACAGGTCGCCAACGGAGTCTCCGTGCGGATGGCCGTCCTCTACCTGCTGCTCGGAGGGATCAACCGGTGA
- the aroC gene encoding chorismate synthase produces the protein MLRWLTAGESHGPALVAVLEGVPAGIEVTTREISGELARRRLGYGRGARMSFEQDEVEVIGGLRHGVTIGSPVAIRVGNSEWPKWRTVMAADPVDPEELAGQARNAPLTRPRPGHADLAGMQKYGHTDARPILERASARETAARVAVGTVAKALVKQALGIEIVSHVVELGPVAAKPGLRPTPEDVERIDADPLRCLDPEASARMVAEVDAAKKAADTLGGVVEVLAYGVPPGLGSHVQWDRKLDARLATALMSIQAIKGVEIGDGWQQARSRGSEAHDEIVPTATGVRRVTDRAGGLEGGITTGEPLRVKAAMKPISSLNRALATVDVATGEPATAINQRSDVCAVPAAAVVAEAMVALVLAEAAVEKFGGDSVAEMRRNLAGYLDALVVR, from the coding sequence GTGTTGCGCTGGCTGACTGCAGGTGAATCGCACGGACCCGCCCTCGTGGCGGTGCTGGAGGGGGTGCCCGCCGGGATCGAGGTGACCACCCGGGAGATCTCCGGTGAGCTGGCCCGGCGCCGGCTCGGCTACGGCCGGGGCGCCCGGATGTCGTTCGAGCAGGACGAGGTCGAGGTCATCGGCGGGCTCCGGCACGGGGTCACCATCGGCAGCCCCGTGGCGATCCGGGTGGGCAACTCGGAGTGGCCGAAGTGGCGCACCGTGATGGCCGCCGACCCGGTCGACCCCGAGGAACTGGCCGGACAGGCCCGCAACGCGCCGCTCACCCGCCCCCGGCCGGGCCACGCCGACCTGGCCGGCATGCAGAAGTACGGCCACACCGACGCCCGGCCGATCCTGGAGCGGGCCAGCGCCCGGGAGACCGCCGCCCGGGTGGCCGTCGGCACCGTGGCCAAGGCGCTGGTGAAGCAGGCCCTCGGCATCGAGATCGTCTCCCACGTGGTGGAGCTGGGCCCGGTCGCCGCCAAGCCCGGTCTGCGCCCCACGCCGGAGGACGTCGAGCGGATCGACGCGGACCCGCTGCGCTGCCTGGACCCGGAGGCGAGCGCCCGGATGGTCGCCGAGGTCGACGCCGCGAAGAAGGCCGCCGACACCCTCGGCGGCGTGGTCGAGGTGCTGGCGTACGGGGTACCGCCGGGCCTGGGCAGCCATGTCCAGTGGGACCGCAAGCTCGACGCCCGGCTCGCCACCGCGCTCATGTCGATCCAGGCGATCAAGGGCGTGGAGATCGGCGACGGCTGGCAGCAGGCTCGCTCCCGTGGATCGGAGGCGCACGACGAGATCGTGCCGACGGCCACCGGGGTGCGGCGGGTGACCGACCGGGCCGGCGGCCTGGAAGGGGGCATTACCACCGGCGAGCCGCTGCGGGTGAAGGCAGCGATGAAGCCGATCTCCTCGCTGAACCGGGCGCTGGCCACCGTGGACGTGGCCACCGGGGAGCCGGCCACCGCGATCAACCAGCGCTCCGACGTCTGCGCGGTGCCCGCCGCCGCCGTGGTGGCCGAGGCGATGGTGGCCCTGGTGCTCGCCGAGGCGGCCGTCGAGAAGTTCGGCGGCGACTCGGTCGCCGAGATGCGCCGCAACCTCGCCGGCTACCTCGACGCCCTGGTTGTCCGGTGA
- the efp gene encoding elongation factor P, which translates to MATTNDLKNGLVLNLDGELWSVVEFQHVKPGKGGAFVRTTLKNVLSGKVVDKTFNAGTKVETATVDKRTMQYLYADGEDYVFMDLETFDQITVPGGTVGEAANYLLPEAEATVATHEGVPLYIELPTSVVLEVTYTEPGLQGDRSTGGNKPATVETGATVQVPLFITTGEKIKVDTRDGRYLGRA; encoded by the coding sequence ATGGCCACCACCAACGACCTCAAGAACGGCCTGGTACTCAACCTCGACGGGGAGCTTTGGTCCGTCGTCGAGTTCCAGCACGTCAAGCCCGGTAAGGGTGGCGCCTTCGTGCGCACCACGCTGAAGAACGTGCTGTCCGGCAAGGTGGTCGACAAGACCTTCAACGCGGGCACCAAGGTCGAGACCGCGACCGTCGACAAGCGCACCATGCAGTACCTCTACGCCGACGGCGAGGACTACGTCTTCATGGACCTGGAGACGTTCGATCAGATCACCGTCCCCGGCGGCACCGTCGGCGAGGCCGCCAACTACCTCCTCCCCGAGGCCGAGGCGACCGTCGCCACGCACGAGGGCGTTCCGCTCTACATCGAGCTGCCGACCTCCGTCGTGCTGGAGGTCACCTACACCGAGCCGGGTCTGCAGGGTGACCGCTCGACCGGCGGCAACAAGCCGGCCACCGTCGAGACCGGGGCGACCGTGCAGGTGCCGCTCTTCATCACCACCGGCGAGAAGATCAAGGTCGACACCCGCGACGGCCGTTACCTCGGCCGCGCCTGA
- the pyrR gene encoding bifunctional pyr operon transcriptional regulator/uracil phosphoribosyltransferase PyrR, giving the protein MAYPPAAQSSPPRQPSVKVILAAADVSRVVDRIAHQILEKTQGAADTVLLGIPTRGVPLARRLAARIGTFEDVSVPVGVLDITLYRDDLRRHATRAVGPTELPTGGIDGKRVVLVDDVLFSGRTVRAALDALSDVGRPASVQLAVLVDRGHRELPIRADYVGKNIPTALAESVKVTLAETDDADGVKLYGGATS; this is encoded by the coding sequence GTGGCCTACCCACCGGCTGCCCAGTCGTCGCCGCCGCGACAACCCTCGGTGAAGGTGATCCTCGCCGCCGCCGACGTGTCGCGGGTGGTCGACCGCATCGCCCACCAGATTCTGGAAAAGACCCAGGGCGCCGCCGACACCGTGCTGCTCGGCATCCCCACCCGGGGCGTCCCGCTGGCGAGGCGGCTCGCCGCCCGGATCGGCACCTTCGAGGACGTCTCCGTCCCGGTCGGCGTGCTCGACATCACCCTCTACCGCGACGACCTGCGCCGGCACGCCACCCGCGCGGTCGGCCCCACCGAGCTGCCGACGGGCGGGATCGACGGCAAGCGGGTCGTCCTCGTCGACGACGTGCTTTTCTCCGGCCGCACCGTCCGCGCCGCGCTCGACGCGCTCAGCGACGTCGGCCGCCCCGCCTCCGTGCAGCTCGCCGTCCTGGTCGACCGCGGCCACCGCGAACTGCCGATCCGCGCCGACTACGTGGGCAAGAACATCCCGACCGCGCTCGCCGAGAGCGTCAAGGTCACCCTCGCCGAGACCGACGACGCCGACGGGGTCAAGCTGTACGGGGGTGCCACCTCATGA
- the nusB gene encoding transcription antitermination factor NusB, translating into MPARRKARKRALDVLFEADLRNRPPVEVLAGYLERIEKPRPEHLGYAVSLVEGVAAHLDRIDELIASYAEGWTLDRMPVIDRNLARIAVYELLYVDEIDDPVAISEAVELARQMSTDESPRFLNGVLGRIAEYATR; encoded by the coding sequence ATGCCTGCGCGCCGCAAGGCGCGCAAGCGGGCGCTGGATGTGCTCTTCGAGGCCGACCTGCGAAACCGGCCCCCGGTCGAGGTGCTCGCCGGCTACCTCGAGCGGATCGAGAAGCCGCGCCCCGAGCACCTGGGCTACGCGGTCAGCCTGGTCGAGGGCGTCGCCGCCCACCTCGACCGGATCGACGAGCTGATCGCCAGCTACGCCGAGGGCTGGACGCTGGACCGGATGCCCGTGATCGACCGCAACCTCGCCCGGATCGCGGTCTACGAGCTGCTCTACGTCGACGAGATCGACGACCCGGTGGCGATCAGCGAGGCCGTGGAGCTGGCCCGGCAGATGTCGACCGACGAGTCGCCGCGCTTCCTCAACGGGGTGCTCGGCCGGATCGCGGAGTACGCCACCCGCTGA
- a CDS encoding shikimate dehydrogenase, which translates to MRAAVVGRPVAHSLSPVIHNAGYAAAGLTGWSYSRFECTAEELAGLVAGLGPEWAGMSVTMPGKEAALAVADEVSPVAAAVGAANTLVRRPDGSWYADNTDVTGMVEVLTAAGCATGATVTVLGAGGTARAALAAAARLKAAEVTVVARRPEAIDELGPVARAVCVPLASADWDGASAHARADVVISTVPKGVADPLAAHFDWRPGTVFFDVVYDPWPTPLAAAALAAGCRVVSGLDLLLAQAVGQFEQFTGVPAPVDAMRAALAAARA; encoded by the coding sequence GTGAGGGCCGCGGTCGTCGGCAGGCCCGTCGCGCACTCCCTCTCCCCGGTGATCCACAACGCCGGGTACGCGGCGGCCGGGCTGACCGGGTGGTCGTACAGCCGGTTCGAGTGCACGGCGGAGGAGCTGGCCGGCCTGGTCGCCGGCCTCGGCCCGGAATGGGCCGGGATGTCGGTGACCATGCCGGGCAAGGAGGCGGCGCTCGCGGTGGCCGACGAGGTCTCGCCGGTCGCCGCCGCCGTCGGCGCCGCCAACACGCTGGTACGCCGGCCCGACGGCTCCTGGTACGCCGACAACACTGACGTCACCGGCATGGTCGAGGTGCTCACCGCCGCTGGCTGCGCGACGGGCGCCACGGTGACCGTGCTCGGCGCGGGCGGCACCGCCCGGGCCGCCCTCGCCGCGGCGGCCCGGCTCAAGGCGGCCGAGGTGACCGTGGTGGCCCGGCGCCCGGAGGCGATCGACGAGCTGGGTCCGGTGGCCCGGGCGGTCTGCGTGCCGCTGGCGTCGGCCGACTGGGACGGCGCCTCGGCGCACGCCCGGGCCGACGTGGTCATCTCGACCGTGCCGAAGGGGGTGGCCGACCCGCTCGCCGCGCACTTCGACTGGCGGCCGGGGACGGTCTTCTTCGACGTCGTCTACGACCCCTGGCCGACCCCGCTCGCTGCCGCCGCGCTCGCCGCCGGCTGCCGGGTGGTCTCCGGGCTGGACCTGCTGCTCGCCCAGGCCGTCGGTCAGTTCGAGCAGTTCACCGGGGTACCCGCGCCGGTCGACGCGATGCGCGCGGCGCTGGCCGCGGCGCGCGCCTGA
- a CDS encoding transcriptional regulator — MPSEYAKSLGARLRSIRQQQGLSLQGVEEKSNGRWKAVVVGSYERGDRAVTVSRLAELADFYRVPVSELLPDGSGVRHEPTSKIVLDLERLYDEASEDLAYVARYARAIQQQRGDYNGRVLSIRADDLRALAIVYDASPSGLIERLTEHGVLVADPRAFFAS; from the coding sequence ATGCCCTCTGAATACGCCAAGTCGCTGGGCGCCCGCCTGCGCTCCATCCGCCAGCAGCAGGGCCTGTCCCTGCAGGGTGTGGAGGAGAAGTCGAACGGGCGGTGGAAGGCCGTGGTGGTCGGCTCGTACGAGCGCGGCGACCGGGCCGTCACCGTGTCCCGCCTGGCGGAGCTGGCCGACTTCTACCGCGTTCCCGTCTCGGAGCTGCTGCCCGACGGCAGCGGGGTGCGCCACGAGCCGACCAGCAAGATCGTCCTGGACCTGGAGCGGCTCTACGACGAGGCCTCCGAGGACCTCGCCTACGTTGCCCGGTACGCCCGCGCCATCCAGCAGCAGCGCGGCGACTACAACGGCCGGGTGCTCTCCATCCGCGCCGACGACCTGCGTGCCCTCGCGATCGTCTACGACGCCTCGCCGTCGGGCCTGATCGAGCGGCTCACCGAGCACGGTGTGCTGGTCGCCGACCCGCGGGCGTTCTTCGCGTCCTGA
- a CDS encoding cytochrome c oxidase assembly protein — MLAHAGHPAAGFPAVALVPLAVFWVYLAAALRQRDPARRGWPHLRTTSFGLGTALLVLGLAWPAHDLAGHMRQHLLLGMLAPLALVLGAPGTLALRSLDRRTGRAAVRLLRHPASRVLAHPVAGLLLTAGGLWLLFLTPLYRATLGSPTLHGLMQLHFVLSGYLFSWSIVGPDPGPHRARVPVRLVVLGVAVAAHATIAQLLYAGLLVDVPATVDELRAGATVMYYGGDLAEVLLALALLVTWRPESARRRDLVTRPV; from the coding sequence ATGCTCGCCCACGCCGGGCATCCGGCCGCCGGCTTTCCGGCGGTCGCGCTCGTACCCCTGGCGGTGTTCTGGGTCTACCTGGCCGCGGCGCTTCGGCAGCGGGACCCGGCCCGGCGCGGCTGGCCCCATCTGCGGACGACGAGCTTCGGCCTCGGCACGGCGCTGCTTGTGCTGGGCCTGGCGTGGCCGGCCCACGATCTGGCCGGACACATGCGGCAGCACCTCCTGCTCGGCATGCTGGCGCCGCTCGCCCTGGTGCTCGGAGCTCCCGGCACGCTGGCGTTGCGCAGCCTCGACCGGCGGACCGGACGGGCGGCGGTACGGCTGCTGCGGCACCCGGCCTCCCGGGTCCTCGCTCACCCGGTCGCCGGCCTGCTGCTCACCGCCGGCGGGCTCTGGCTCCTCTTTCTGACTCCGCTCTACCGGGCCACCCTGGGCAGCCCTACCCTGCACGGCCTGATGCAGCTGCACTTCGTGCTCAGCGGCTACCTGTTCAGCTGGTCGATCGTCGGCCCCGATCCGGGGCCGCACCGCGCCCGGGTGCCGGTACGCCTCGTCGTGCTCGGCGTCGCGGTAGCCGCGCACGCCACGATCGCCCAGCTCCTCTACGCCGGTCTGCTGGTCGACGTCCCCGCCACGGTCGACGAGCTGCGCGCCGGCGCCACCGTCATGTACTACGGCGGCGACCTGGCCGAGGTCCTGCTGGCCCTCGCCCTGTTGGTGACCTGGCGGCCGGAGAGTGCACGGAGACGTGACCTGGTGACCCGGCCGGTGTAG
- the aroB gene encoding 3-dehydroquinate synthase has translation MDEVTRIPVGGERPYDVLVGRNLLDPPPRLLPGANRVAVLHAPPLKDLAETLAERVRAVGVEPLLIEVPDAEAGKRIDVAAACWDRLGEAGFTRTDAVVGVGGGAVTDLAGFVAACWLRGVRWVPVATSLLGMVDAAVGGKTGINTAAGKNLVGAFHPPAGVICDLATLDSLPAADLAAGMAEVVKCGFIADPVILDLVERDPAAAIDPTGPVARELIERAIRVKAEVVSGDLRESGVREVLNYGHTLAHAIEKVEGYRWRHGHAVSVGLVYAGTLARLAGRLDAATAERHRTVLTALGLPTSYRADAWPELLAAMRVDKKARGSKLRFVVLDGLARPAILDGPDDELLHAAYREISS, from the coding sequence ATGGACGAGGTGACCCGGATCCCGGTCGGCGGTGAGCGGCCGTACGACGTGCTCGTGGGACGCAACCTGCTCGACCCGCCGCCGCGGCTGCTGCCCGGCGCGAACCGGGTCGCGGTGCTGCACGCGCCGCCGCTCAAGGACCTGGCCGAAACGCTCGCCGAGCGGGTCCGCGCGGTCGGCGTCGAGCCGCTGCTGATCGAGGTGCCCGACGCCGAGGCGGGCAAGCGGATCGACGTCGCCGCCGCCTGCTGGGACCGGCTCGGCGAGGCGGGCTTCACCCGTACCGACGCGGTGGTGGGGGTGGGCGGCGGGGCGGTCACCGACCTCGCCGGCTTCGTGGCGGCCTGCTGGCTGCGCGGGGTGCGCTGGGTGCCGGTGGCCACCTCGCTGCTGGGCATGGTCGACGCCGCGGTGGGCGGCAAGACCGGGATCAACACCGCCGCCGGCAAGAACCTGGTCGGCGCCTTTCATCCGCCCGCCGGGGTGATCTGCGACCTGGCCACCCTCGACAGCCTGCCGGCGGCCGACCTGGCCGCCGGGATGGCCGAGGTGGTCAAGTGCGGCTTCATCGCCGACCCGGTGATCCTCGACCTGGTCGAGCGGGACCCGGCCGCCGCCATCGACCCGACCGGACCGGTGGCCCGCGAGCTGATCGAGCGGGCGATCCGGGTCAAGGCCGAGGTGGTCTCCGGAGACCTCCGCGAGTCCGGGGTACGCGAGGTGCTGAACTACGGGCACACCCTGGCCCACGCCATCGAGAAGGTGGAGGGCTACCGCTGGCGGCACGGGCACGCGGTCTCCGTGGGTCTCGTCTACGCCGGCACCCTGGCCCGGCTGGCCGGCCGGCTCGACGCGGCGACGGCGGAGCGGCACCGCACCGTGCTGACGGCGCTCGGGCTGCCGACCAGCTACCGGGCCGACGCGTGGCCGGAGCTGCTGGCCGCGATGCGGGTGGACAAGAAGGCCCGGGGCAGCAAGCTGCGCTTCGTGGTGCTGGACGGCCTCGCCCGGCCGGCGATCCTGGACGGCCCGGACGACGAGTTGCTGCACGCGGCCTACCGGGAGATCAGCTCGTGA
- a CDS encoding DUF2243 domain-containing protein yields MTTSFDRAAIRVPATILGVGLGGFLDGILLHQVLQWHHMLSSTDSDHVGIKAYPTHTVPGLQMNTVWDGLFHVVTWVAVLTGLAMLYSRVTRSRGRLWRSPALWGWALVGWGLFNLVEGIVDHQLLGIHHVRTGPHQIAWDLGFLALGAALVVVGWLVQRRAGAVDLCAAERR; encoded by the coding sequence GTGACCACATCCTTTGACCGCGCGGCGATCCGGGTACCTGCCACGATTCTGGGGGTCGGCCTCGGCGGCTTCCTCGACGGCATCCTGCTGCACCAGGTTCTCCAGTGGCACCACATGCTGAGCAGCACCGACAGTGACCACGTCGGGATCAAGGCGTACCCGACGCACACCGTGCCGGGACTGCAGATGAACACCGTGTGGGACGGCCTGTTCCACGTGGTGACCTGGGTGGCGGTGCTGACCGGTCTGGCGATGCTCTACTCCCGGGTGACCCGCTCCCGCGGACGGCTGTGGCGCTCCCCCGCGCTGTGGGGCTGGGCGCTGGTCGGCTGGGGCCTGTTCAATCTGGTCGAGGGGATCGTCGACCACCAACTGCTCGGCATCCACCACGTCCGGACCGGCCCGCACCAGATCGCCTGGGACCTCGGCTTCCTCGCACTCGGGGCGGCCCTCGTCGTGGTCGGTTGGCTGGTCCAGCGGCGAGCCGGTGCGGTGGACCTCTGCGCGGCCGAGCGGCGGTGA
- a CDS encoding shikimate kinase, producing the protein MSTRPVCVLVGAPGSGKTTVGQALAAELGVEFRDTDVDIERLAGKPIPEIFVDEGEDHFRTLERAAVAAALASCPGVLALGGGAILAEENRAALIGHTVVHLSVELPDAVKRVGLGAGRPLLAINPRATLKHLMEQRRPLYAEVATATVVTDGRTPEEIAAEIAALLKP; encoded by the coding sequence GTGAGCACGCGGCCGGTCTGCGTGCTGGTCGGGGCGCCAGGCTCCGGCAAGACAACCGTCGGTCAGGCGCTCGCCGCCGAGCTGGGCGTCGAGTTCCGCGACACGGATGTCGACATCGAGCGGCTCGCCGGCAAGCCGATCCCGGAGATCTTCGTCGACGAGGGGGAGGACCACTTCCGTACCCTCGAACGGGCGGCGGTGGCGGCGGCGCTGGCCTCCTGCCCGGGGGTGCTCGCGCTCGGCGGCGGCGCGATCCTCGCCGAGGAGAACCGGGCCGCGCTGATCGGGCACACCGTCGTGCATCTGTCGGTGGAGCTGCCCGACGCGGTCAAGCGGGTCGGGCTGGGCGCCGGCCGGCCGCTGCTGGCGATCAACCCGCGGGCCACCCTCAAACATTTGATGGAGCAGCGGCGCCCGCTCTACGCCGAGGTGGCCACCGCCACCGTGGTTACCGACGGGCGGACCCCGGAGGAGATCGCCGCCGAGATCGCCGCCCTGCTCAAGCCCTGA